Part of the Archangium lipolyticum genome, TTTCGTTACGTCCAGGTGCTTCCAGGGACGGCTGCTGCTGCGCCCCAGCGCGCAAGTGAATGAGGTGGTGGGAGGGGTGCTGGCGCGAGCCGTCCAGCAGAGCGCCGGCAATGTGCGGCTGCACGCGTTCACCTTCGCCTCCAACCACTTCCACCTGCTGGTGTGGGCCCGGGGGGCAGCGCTCGCCGGTTTCATGCAGTATCTGCGCGCCAACCTCTCCAGGAAGGTGGGACGGTTGGTGGACTGGAGTGGCGGCTTCTGGGAGAGGCGCTATTCAGCCGAGCCGGTACTGGACGACGAGGCGCTGGTAGGCCGGCTGCGCTACGTGCTGGCCCATGGGGTGAAGGAGGGGCTGGTGGAGAGGAGCGCTGAGTGGCCGGGCCTCACGTGCCTGCCGCAGTTGCTGGGACCGGCTCGGCGTCTGTTCCAGTGGTTCAGCTGGACGAAGCGCTGGAGCAAGAGGGGGAGCGAGGACATGGCGGCGGGGGAGGGGCGCTTCGCCGAGGAAATTGCCGAGCCAGTGGAGTTGGTGGTGGAGCCCCTGCCGTGTTGGAAAGGACTGGGGGAGGAGGAGCGGCAGCGTGCGGTGCGGAGAGTGGTGGAGGCGGTGGAGTCCGAGGCTGGCGCAAAGGACAGGCCGGTGTTGGGGGCGCGAGCCGTGAGGGCACAGCACCCGCATACCCGGCCCAAGCACCTCGAGCGGAGCCCTCGGCCGTTGGGGCATGCTTCTACGCGCCAATCATTGAAGGAGTTGCGTGAGCAATACCGGGCCTTCGTCGCGGCGTTCCGAGAGGCGGCGGCACGGTGGATGCGAGGGGACTTCTCGGCCCGTTTTCCGCCCTTCTCCTTCCCGCCGCGTGTCGTGCCGTGTCGCGTCGCTCGAGTTCCCTGACACGCTCTCCGGGGGCGAGGGATGAAGCGTCGAGCTACGTCGCCAGGTACTTCTTCAAGGAGTCGTTGGCGGCGTTGCGGTACTCCGGGATGCGGTGGCGCTCGGCCTGGGCGAGGGCCTGCTTCAGGCGCGCCTCATCGAGGTCTTGGGTGTAGGCCGGGGTACCGGGCTGCTGGCGCCACGAGTCCGAGAGGCTGCCGGCATCGACGGGCTCGAACCCGAGCTCGTCCACGAGCCGGAGCACCTTCGCCCGAGCTTCGGGCGGATCCCCCGCGACCGGCAGCGCGATCCTCCCCGGTGTGCCCTTGGCCGTGCCCTTCTCCAGCAGGCTCTTGAAGTAGATGTTGTTGAAGGCCTTGACGACGGGGCGGCCGATCCGTGACGCGACCCACTCGCTCTCGACCATTCCGCCGTCGAGTTCCGCGAGCTGTCCGTCGCGGATGGGGTAGTAGTTGCCCGTGTCGATCACGACGACGTCCTTGGGTACGTTCGCGAAGAGATCCCTGGGCAGGTCCAGGACGGCCTTCTGGGGGATCGTCAGGACGACGACCTCGCCAGCCCGCGCCGCCTCGGCGCGGGTGACGGCCTTCGCGCCCGTCTCCGCCGCGAGCTCGCCAAGCGTCTCGGGCCCGCGAGAGTTCGCGATGAAGACCTCGTGTCCGAGCCGGGTCCAGCGTCGAGCGAGGGTTCCACCAATCATTCCCGCGCCGATGATTCCGATCTTCATGCCGCCATCCTCCTGGGAGCGATTCCCATGACTCCGTGCGCCGGTTCGATGCCCGACCCCCACGAGCGGTGCGCGGTGCGTGCCGGATTCTCGACGCGACCGCCGGCGCCGGCTCCGGCGGCCCGGCTGTACGAGGTGTTTGACACCTCCACGACACCTCCACGACACCTTCACGGACGCGCCTGGGGCGTGTCCGCGATTTAGAGCAACAATGCTGGAATGCTCACGCTCTACGGCTTTGGCCGCGTCAACTCGAAGGTAGTGGGTCTCACGCGTGATTTGCGCGTCCTGTGGACGCTCGAGGAACTGGGCGTGCCCTACCGGGTGCACGGCGTGGATCATCCCGCGGGGGAGCTCAGGAGCGAGGAGTACCGGCGGCTGAACCCCTTCTCTCAGGTGCCGGTGCTCGAGGACGACGGCTTCGTCCTCACCGAGACGGGCGCGATCCTGCTGTACCTGGCGGAGAAGACGGGCAGATTGATGCCCGCGGATCTCCAGGGCCGCGCCCAGGTGACGCGCTGGTGCTTCGCCGCGCTCAACACCCTGGAGCCCCCGCTGTTCCAGATCGTGATGATCGATCTGTTCGGCGCCGCCGATCCCACCGGCGCGCAGCGGCGTCCCGAGCTGGTGCAGTGGGCCGGGCGCGCGCTGACATCGCTTGAGGACTGGCTTCGGGAGCGTCCGTATCTCACCGGCGAGGCGTTCACCGTGGCGGACATCCTGATGACCACGGTGCTGCGCGAGGTGCGCAACGCGGGCGTGCTCGACGGCTTCCCCCGGGTCTCCGCCTACCGCGAGCGCTGTGAGGCACGGCCCGCCTGGCAGCGGACGCTGGAGGCCTATGAGCAGCGCCTCGGGGCCCCGGCGGGCAGCGCGCGCTAGCCGCGTCTGGCTCTCGGAGAAGTGGATGGGCGCCCGGGACCTGTGACGTGCCGCCCGCCTACCTGTCGGGCTGGCCCGGCCAGGGCAGGAGCTCGACGTACCCTTCCGTTCCATGCACGCGGATGCGTTGCCCATCCTGGATCCGCCGGGTCGCCTGCTCCACGCCGACGACGGCCGGCAAGCCGTATTCCCGGGCGATCACCGCGCCATGGGTCATCAGTCCCCCCACCTCGGTCACCAGGCCCTTGATGGACACGAACAAGGGCGTCCAGCTCGGGTCCGTGAAGGAGGTGACCAGGATATCCCCCTCTGCCAGATCCGCGTCGGCCATGTCCAAGACGACGCGGGCTCGTCCCTCCACCACGCCCGAGGAGACCGGTAGACCGACGAGGGCTCCGGCGGGGAGATCGGCTCGTTTGTACGCACCTGCGACGATTTCACCATCGGACGTGATGACCCGCGGTGGCGTCAGCTTCCGGTATCGTTCGTGCTCGTCCTTTCGCCGGCTGACGATTTCGCCATCAAGCTGGTTCGTGCGCACGACTTCGCGAAGCTCCTGGATGGTGAGATAGTAGATGTCTTCCTTTTCATGGAGCACGTGGGCCTGCACGAGCCGATCGGCTTCCTTCAGCAAGGCCTGCTTGTAGAGGAAGTAGCGATTGACGATGCCGTATTTCGGGTACTCACGGTAGCCGATGAAGTTCCGGAGCCGGCTGATCATCCGTTGCGCTTCTCCGGCTTTTTGCTCCCCATCCGGCAATTGCTTCAATCGCGCCAGGAGCTCCTGTTCCTTCTTCAAGGCCTCCTGCCGCCCCTGCTCGAACTTCCGGCTGCCGGCCCCGGGCTCGAAGGTCTTGATGTTGCTGAGGAGCAAGGGGACGAGGGTCGTGGGTCTTTCGCGCCAACGCGTCCTCGTCACATCGATTTCCCCGACGCATCGCATGCCGAATTTGTCGAGATAAGCGGAGAGGGCGTCGTGGGCTGCCTGTCCACCCTCCAACCGGGCCAGGCCCTCCAAGAAGCCTTCATCCCTGGCATTTCGCAGGTATTCGACCACCTCCGGATGAGGCCGGATCGCGTCCGCGACGTCCAGCAGCGCCAGCCCCATTTCCGAGGTGATGTTGTTCGGCACGGACTGAGAGAGGGTGTCCGCGGCGTTCTTCTCGCCCAACCACGCCATCATCTTCTCGTTGATCCAAGACGAAGCGTTCATGCCGGCCATGAGCGCGCTGAAGCTCCGCGGTTCGAGCAAGCTCTTCTTCAAGTGCTGAACGTCTTCCAGGATGAAATCCAGTAATTCCGTTCCGGATTTCGTCTGGATGTTCCGCTTCAGCGCTTCGATCGACGTCTGGCTGCGCGCGATCAAATCGGCGACGATCGCCGGATCATCGTCGAGAGGCGGGGGGGAACCCGCGGGCGACATCCCTGGCTTGCCTTGAGCGGGACCCGGTGCGGGCGGATCCGCGGGCGGCGGTTCGATGAAATCGCCCCGCTCGATGAGGGTCATGAGGGCGTCCTTGATGAGCGGGTCGGATCCGCCCAGGACATTCAACACGACGCCCCGGCTCGCCGGTGAAGCCAGCTCCTTCGTGATATCGACGAACAACCTCCCACCCGCCGCATACATGGGGCGAGCGGCGGTCAACTGCCACAAGGACAGCCCCAAAGGCTTCATGGGGTCGGTCATCATTTGTTGATGGCCGACGGAGACGAAGACGTGGTTGCCTCGATCACCCACCTCCGGGATGGGGTACAGGGTGGTGATGGGCCGGCTCTGGACGATGTAGAACGCGTCGTCGACCAGGCACCATTCGATGTCCTGGGGATGACCGAAGTGCCCTTCGATCCGCCTGCCCAGGCGCTCGAGCCGCACGATCTGCTCATCCGTCAGCACGGGGCTGTTCTGCCGCTCGGGCTCGATCGCCCGTTCCTGCGTACCGCCATCCGCCAAGGCCCAGGTCGCCAGCTTCTTGGTGGCGACCGTCTTCTCGGTGACCTGGCCGTTGCGCACCTTGTAGCCATCGGCGTTCACCAGGCCGGAGACCAAGGCCTCACCGAGGCCGAAGCCAGCCTCGATGGATGACACCTTCCGGTTCGAGGTCATGGGATCGGCCGTGAACAAGGTTCCGGCCGCCTGCGGGACGACCATCTTCTGCACCACCACCGCCATGTGGACCTTGCGGTGGTCGAAGCCGTGTCGAAGGCGGTAGGTGACCGCCCGCTCGGTGAAGAGCGACGCCCAGCACCGGCTGACGTGCGCCAGGATCGCCGGCTTCCCGATGACGTTCAGGTACGTGTCCTGCTGGCCCGCGAAGGAAGCCGTCGGCAAATCCTCCGCCGTCGCGCTGGACCGGACGGCATAGGCAGCTTGCTCGCCAAGCCTGGAAAGGAAGCGGGTGATCGCTTCCTGAACGTCTTCAGGGATGGCCATCCCTTCGATGAGTGTGCGGATCTCCGCGCTGAGCTCCCGGATTCCATCCCGGTCTTCCGCCTTCAGACGCGACAACCGCTCGAGCCATTCGCCCATCGTCGGCGCTTCTCCCAGGAGCCGCTTGAAGGCTTCGGTCGAAACGCAAAAGCCATCCGGTACGCGGATTCCTTCCAGCCTGGAAAGCTCCCCCAGGCTCGCGCCTTTCCCCCCGACAACCAGGATTCGGGTTCGGTCGACCTCCTGGAAACCAAGCACGTAGGCACGCATTCCTTCACCTCCCTCATCGAAGGGCGCCAACTATAGGCATGAGGGGGGCTTCGCGCGCCGAGGCTAGCCTCGCACCTGCCGTGGGCAGGCCCAGGTGCTCCACAATCGCGCGCCCCTCTCCGCGGAGGTGACACCCGCACTCACCCCGTGCGTTCTCTCCTCGGGCCTGTTCACGCCCGGAAGATAAATCCGCCTTCTGCGAAGCGGCTCTTGCTCCGCGCGAAGAAGCGCGCGAAGGGCCCACGCCCTGCGCTCCGCCGCTCCGCCGCCAGCTGCGCGACGTGCCCGCGAGTATCCCGCCCATCAGGTAGCTCGTCGCGCACGCCATCTGCGGCGCAAGCACCACCAGCACCACCGTACGCGAGGCCCACCACGGCCTGCCCCGCAGGCGACGCCGAGCCTCGAGCCACGCGGCCTTATGTGGCCCTCGCGCCGGGGCCAGCTCCGCAACGCGGTGAACCGGGCCTTCTAGCGCGCGCCTCGCGCGCCGTTGCCCGGGCCGCTGAACGCGCGACGATCCATGGATTGACAAACCACGCT contains:
- a CDS encoding NADPH-dependent F420 reductase encodes the protein MHPVGHAQFLERPQDAQITRETHYLRVDAAKAVEREHSSIVALNRGHAPGASVKVSWRCRGGVKHLVQPGRRSRRRRSRRESGTHRAPLVGVGHRTGARSHGNRSQEDGGMKIGIIGAGMIGGTLARRWTRLGHEVFIANSRGPETLGELAAETGAKAVTRAEAARAGEVVVLTIPQKAVLDLPRDLFANVPKDVVVIDTGNYYPIRDGQLAELDGGMVESEWVASRIGRPVVKAFNNIYFKSLLEKGTAKGTPGRIALPVAGDPPEARAKVLRLVDELGFEPVDAGSLSDSWRQQPGTPAYTQDLDEARLKQALAQAERHRIPEYRNAANDSLKKYLAT
- a CDS encoding glutathione S-transferase family protein, which translates into the protein MLTLYGFGRVNSKVVGLTRDLRVLWTLEELGVPYRVHGVDHPAGELRSEEYRRLNPFSQVPVLEDDGFVLTETGAILLYLAEKTGRLMPADLQGRAQVTRWCFAALNTLEPPLFQIVMIDLFGAADPTGAQRRPELVQWAGRALTSLEDWLRERPYLTGEAFTVADILMTTVLREVRNAGVLDGFPRVSAYRERCEARPAWQRTLEAYEQRLGAPAGSAR
- the rph gene encoding rifamycin-inactivating phosphotransferase encodes the protein MRAYVLGFQEVDRTRILVVGGKGASLGELSRLEGIRVPDGFCVSTEAFKRLLGEAPTMGEWLERLSRLKAEDRDGIRELSAEIRTLIEGMAIPEDVQEAITRFLSRLGEQAAYAVRSSATAEDLPTASFAGQQDTYLNVIGKPAILAHVSRCWASLFTERAVTYRLRHGFDHRKVHMAVVVQKMVVPQAAGTLFTADPMTSNRKVSSIEAGFGLGEALVSGLVNADGYKVRNGQVTEKTVATKKLATWALADGGTQERAIEPERQNSPVLTDEQIVRLERLGRRIEGHFGHPQDIEWCLVDDAFYIVQSRPITTLYPIPEVGDRGNHVFVSVGHQQMMTDPMKPLGLSLWQLTAARPMYAAGGRLFVDITKELASPASRGVVLNVLGGSDPLIKDALMTLIERGDFIEPPPADPPAPGPAQGKPGMSPAGSPPPLDDDPAIVADLIARSQTSIEALKRNIQTKSGTELLDFILEDVQHLKKSLLEPRSFSALMAGMNASSWINEKMMAWLGEKNAADTLSQSVPNNITSEMGLALLDVADAIRPHPEVVEYLRNARDEGFLEGLARLEGGQAAHDALSAYLDKFGMRCVGEIDVTRTRWRERPTTLVPLLLSNIKTFEPGAGSRKFEQGRQEALKKEQELLARLKQLPDGEQKAGEAQRMISRLRNFIGYREYPKYGIVNRYFLYKQALLKEADRLVQAHVLHEKEDIYYLTIQELREVVRTNQLDGEIVSRRKDEHERYRKLTPPRVITSDGEIVAGAYKRADLPAGALVGLPVSSGVVEGRARVVLDMADADLAEGDILVTSFTDPSWTPLFVSIKGLVTEVGGLMTHGAVIAREYGLPAVVGVEQATRRIQDGQRIRVHGTEGYVELLPWPGQPDR